Within the Polymorphobacter megasporae genome, the region GAACAGCGCGGCGAAATGATCGAGCGCGACATAGCCGCCGTTGTTGACGACGACGAAGCGGACGTCGGCCTTCAGCATCACCGCCGACCACAGGCCTTGGACCGCGTACATCGCCGACCCGTCGCCGACGATGCACAGCACAGATGCGCCGGGGTTCGCCAGCGCGACGCCGATCGCGGCAGGCAGGCCGTGGCCGAGACCGCCACTCGCGCAGGTGTAGAACTCGTCGCCTTCGCGGATCGGGAAGTAGTCGTGGAGCGGCCCGCGCGTGCTCGGGGCCTCCTCGACGATCGCGATGCTGGCGGGCCTGAGCGTCGCGAGCCGGGCCATAAGCAGAGCATCGGTGAGGGAGTCGACGGGCGGGGTGAGGACCGTCCTGACCTCGACCGGAATTGCCCCGCGCGGGTCGACGCGCTCGAGGAGCAGGTCGAGCGTCAACCGGACGTCGCCGACGATCGCGAGGCCCTCGGGCATCCGCGCCGCGACCGCGGGGTCGTCACCGATTTGGACGAGCGCTGCGCCAGCGGGAACGAACGGCCCCTTACCCTCGACATGATAGGTGAACGCGGGCGCGCCGAGGACGAGGACGCAGTCGGCGTCGCCGAGCTGGCCGACGATCGCCTCGCGCGACGCCGGCAGGAAGCCGCGGAACAGCGCGTGGTCCTCGGGAAACGGGTTGCGCGCCGCCATCGGCGCGACCCACACGCCCGCTTGCAACCGCTCGGCGAGCGTTACCAGCGCCGCGCGTGCACTGTTGTTGGCGACGCCAGCTCCGGCGACGATCACCGGGCGACGGCTGCCGCGCAGGATTTCGACCAACTCGTCGACCGCTGCGGGGTCGGGGCCGGTCCGGCCGCTGGTCCGCGCCGGGACATGAAAGCCGCACGGGCGCTCCCAGTCGTCGATCGGGATCGAGACGAACACCGGTCCGCGCGGCGCCTGCATCGCGATGTGATAGGCGCGCGCAATTGCCAGCGGGACGTCTTCGGCGCGCGCGGGCTCGACCGCCCATTTGACGAACGGCTGCGGCATCTCGGTAGCGCGCTCGGCGAACAGGAACGGCGACAGCGGCAGCATCGACCGCGCCTGCTGGCCCGCGGTGACCACCAACGGCGTGCCATTACGGAAGGCGGTGAACAAATTGCCCATCGCGTGGCCGAGCCCCGCCGAGCTGTGGAGGTTGACCAGCGCGGCGCGCCCGGTCGCCTGCGCATAGCCATCGGCCATCGCGAGGACGACCGACTCCTGCAGCCCGAGGATGTAGCGAAAGCTGCCGGGCAGGTCGCGGAACATCGGCAGCTCGGTCGACCCGGGATTACCGAAGATCGTCGTCATGTCGAGGTCGGCGAGCAGCCACATCACCGCGTCGCGGACGGTCGGACCCTCCGTCGGCGCCAGTGCTTCGACATGAAGTCCCTTCGCGGTCAACGCAGGCGGGCCGCCGCGATGTCGGCCCCCTCGCGCAGCGCACGCAGCTTCATCCACGTCACCGCCGGATCGATCTTGCCGTAGCCGGCGAAGGTGCCAAAGCCGCAATCGGTGCTCGCGACGACTCGGTCGGGACCGACGATGTCGATGAAGCGCTCGATCCGTTGTGCAATCAGCTCGGGATGTTCGACATAGTTCGAGCAGGTGTCGATCAGCCCCGGCGCGAGGATCTTGTCGCCGGGCAGCTTGGCATCGCGCCAGATCTTCCACTCATGCTCGTGGCGCGGGTTGGCGGCCTCGAACAGGATCGTCGACGGGCGCGCGCGGAGGATGATGTCGATGATCTTCTCGAGCGCGATGTCGTGGGTGTGCGGCCCCTCGTAATTCCCCCAGCAGATGTGCATCCGCATCTTGTCGGGCGCGATGTTCGCGGTTGCGGCGTTGAGCGCATCGACATTCGCGGCGATCGTCCGCAAAAACTCGGCTTCGTCCATGTCCTGATAGCCGGTGTGGTGCGACATCGCGAGGTCGGGGCAGTCGAGCTGGACCTCGAACCCGGCAGCCGCGATCGCCTCGTATTCGGGGCGCATCGCGTCGACCAATGCGGCGAGGTAGGCGTCGTGGGTCGGGTAATATTCGTTCGCCTGGAACGCGGTGATCAGTCCCGGCGAGGCGGCGTTGAGGAATGCCCGCGTGCCATTTCCGTGGCGGTCGAGCGCGGCGCGGAAGCGGCGGATATCGTCGTAGAGCGGCTCGAGCGTCCGCAGCTTGACCGGCGCAATGCATGCCGCGCGGGTGAATTCCTGCGCGCCCATGATCGCGGCGAGCTTGGTGCGCAGTTCGGGCAGCGGTGCGAGGTCGAGCGCGGGCTTGCGCGCGCTATTGCCGCCAAAACCTTCGAGCCGTTCGATGATGTACGTCGAGTAGCCGACCTTGCCGAGTTCGCCGTCGCTGACGATCGTCACACCTGCTTTAACCTGGGCCGCGACGGCAGCGTCGACTGCCGACTGGACCAATGTGTCGAATGCGACTGCGTCATATGGATCACCGGCGTCGCGGGCGAGGAGGAGGGGCGTCAGTTCCGGCCCTCGGGGCAGGCTGCCGACATGCGTCGTCGCGATCACGTGTTCGATCCCCCAACGACGTGCTCGCCGTCGCGCGTCCGACCGGAAATAGCCTGTATCAACGTCATCTCCCCGCAGTCGCCATCCCTGCACGCCCTAAATAACGTCTTTCACATGGATGAAGAATTCACATGTCCGATGTTAACCTGTTGGTCCGGCTTGAGCAAGCGCAACGCGATTTTTCAGGCCCGACAGCCGTATGACGCGGCACGAAGCTTGGCTCAAATGCCAAGCAGCGTCCGCGCATTGCGCGATTCGATACCGTCGAGTTGCGAGGCGGACAGATCGAGCCGCTTCAATGCTGCGCGCGAATTTGCCAACCCGCCCCAAGGGAAATCGGTGCCGTATAGGATGTGGTCGGCAGGCAGCGATGCGGTCAGCGCAGCCATTGCGCCGGGCGTGGTGACGCTGGCGGTGTCGACGTAGATTCGTGACAGGGCGGCCATTGCTCCGCCGGGCACCTTCGCCATCAGGTCGCGCCGGACATAGCCCATTGAGGCAACGCGCTCGGCGACCATCGGCAGGATGCCGCCGCCGTGCGAGAAGATGAACCGGATGTTCGGATGGGCGCTCAACATACCCGACCACAACAGGCTGGCAATTGTCCGACCGGTATCGACGGGGAATTCGATCAGCGGCGTCGCCATCTCGGGCACCAGCCCAGTGCAGCATGGCGCGTCGGTCGGGTGGACATAGACGATCGCACCGCGGCGTCCGAGCCACGCGAACAGCGGCGCGAAATGGGCGTCCCCGAGGTAGCGGCCGCCGTAATTCGAAAGCAGCCCGACTCCGCGTGCGCCGGGCAGTGCCAGAGCGCGCTCTGCCTCGCGGATCGCGCCATCGACGTCGGGCATCGGCAACGCGGCGAAGAAGTCGAATCGGCCCTTGTGGCTGGCACCGAGGGCGGAGGCGTAGTCGTTGCAATCGCGCGCGAGGCTCTGCGCCTGTGCGTCATCGCCGAAATGCACCCCAGGGGCCGAGATCGACAGGACGACGCGCTCGACTTGCGCCGCGTCCATCGCCGCAAGCGATGCCTCGGGTGTCCACGCGAGGACTGCATCGACCCCGGTGGCGAAGCGGTCGAGCCACGGCTTGGCGAGCGGCTTGTAGAACGGCGGCAGGTAATGATGGTGGACGTCGATTGCCGAGGACGTGAACACGTGCGCCGGCTGCGCTCGAAGCGCGCCACCAAGGGTGATCGCAGCGCCTCCGATCATCACGGCGCGACGGCTGACCGGCATCGATCGTATCATAAGTGGTTGATCCCCACTGCACCTA harbors:
- the mdlC gene encoding benzoylformate decarboxylase, translated to MTAKGLHVEALAPTEGPTVRDAVMWLLADLDMTTIFGNPGSTELPMFRDLPGSFRYILGLQESVVLAMADGYAQATGRAALVNLHSSAGLGHAMGNLFTAFRNGTPLVVTAGQQARSMLPLSPFLFAERATEMPQPFVKWAVEPARAEDVPLAIARAYHIAMQAPRGPVFVSIPIDDWERPCGFHVPARTSGRTGPDPAAVDELVEILRGSRRPVIVAGAGVANNSARAALVTLAERLQAGVWVAPMAARNPFPEDHALFRGFLPASREAIVGQLGDADCVLVLGAPAFTYHVEGKGPFVPAGAALVQIGDDPAVAARMPEGLAIVGDVRLTLDLLLERVDPRGAIPVEVRTVLTPPVDSLTDALLMARLATLRPASIAIVEEAPSTRGPLHDYFPIREGDEFYTCASGGLGHGLPAAIGVALANPGASVLCIVGDGSAMYAVQGLWSAVMLKADVRFVVVNNGGYVALDHFAALFGIEAVGSKLPGIDFAGIAASQGMAAETVSEVADLDAAIIRLFAAPGPRLLEVIVTT
- a CDS encoding cobalamin-independent methionine synthase II family protein, translating into MIATTHVGSLPRGPELTPLLLARDAGDPYDAVAFDTLVQSAVDAAVAAQVKAGVTIVSDGELGKVGYSTYIIERLEGFGGNSARKPALDLAPLPELRTKLAAIMGAQEFTRAACIAPVKLRTLEPLYDDIRRFRAALDRHGNGTRAFLNAASPGLITAFQANEYYPTHDAYLAALVDAMRPEYEAIAAAGFEVQLDCPDLAMSHHTGYQDMDEAEFLRTIAANVDALNAATANIAPDKMRMHICWGNYEGPHTHDIALEKIIDIILRARPSTILFEAANPRHEHEWKIWRDAKLPGDKILAPGLIDTCSNYVEHPELIAQRIERFIDIVGPDRVVASTDCGFGTFAGYGKIDPAVTWMKLRALREGADIAAARLR
- a CDS encoding amidohydrolase family protein, giving the protein MPVSRRAVMIGGAAITLGGALRAQPAHVFTSSAIDVHHHYLPPFYKPLAKPWLDRFATGVDAVLAWTPEASLAAMDAAQVERVVLSISAPGVHFGDDAQAQSLARDCNDYASALGASHKGRFDFFAALPMPDVDGAIREAERALALPGARGVGLLSNYGGRYLGDAHFAPLFAWLGRRGAIVYVHPTDAPCCTGLVPEMATPLIEFPVDTGRTIASLLWSGMLSAHPNIRFIFSHGGGILPMVAERVASMGYVRRDLMAKVPGGAMAALSRIYVDTASVTTPGAMAALTASLPADHILYGTDFPWGGLANSRAALKRLDLSASQLDGIESRNARTLLGI